From Humisphaera borealis, the proteins below share one genomic window:
- a CDS encoding Do family serine endopeptidase — MAVRRRVFAIAVLGVPALLAGAGSVGVAQEQPPAIQPSGRQPSAIPPNDSEPPVTPSSLRKPIVVATRPTAAEVRAQMPRLFADLANADPAIRENARVGLMGASRIDLGAFEKIVRENLPLVPAQAAVLKEIVTHAYLAGEEYPAVEREGFLGVRLLEVNVVSRPEQNDGQAGDDPNPFDPRRPLTSGPPTTGVLIVERMPGFCGARSLLDGDVVLGIVERPGEPVRNPSEMREKVTGFKAGETIHFQLLRQGQVINVPVTLDPRPEAADPLNAGLNAMQNLIDDRKMRAAEFWDKAFAPMLKEAAG; from the coding sequence ATGGCAGTTCGACGTCGTGTTTTTGCCATCGCGGTTCTGGGCGTTCCAGCATTGCTTGCCGGGGCGGGGTCGGTGGGCGTAGCCCAAGAACAGCCGCCGGCGATTCAGCCCTCTGGTCGCCAGCCATCCGCCATCCCTCCGAATGACAGTGAACCGCCGGTTACCCCTTCGTCGCTGCGAAAGCCGATCGTTGTAGCGACACGCCCGACCGCTGCCGAAGTTCGCGCACAGATGCCCCGCCTGTTCGCCGACTTGGCCAATGCTGACCCTGCGATTCGCGAAAACGCCCGTGTGGGGCTGATGGGCGCATCCCGGATCGATCTGGGCGCATTTGAGAAGATCGTCCGTGAGAACCTGCCGCTCGTGCCCGCCCAGGCGGCGGTTCTGAAGGAGATTGTCACCCACGCGTATCTCGCCGGCGAGGAATACCCCGCGGTCGAGCGGGAGGGATTCCTGGGCGTGCGTCTGCTCGAGGTCAATGTCGTATCCCGGCCCGAGCAGAACGACGGTCAGGCAGGCGATGACCCCAACCCGTTCGACCCGCGTCGGCCGCTGACTTCGGGTCCGCCGACGACGGGCGTGCTGATTGTTGAGCGTATGCCCGGCTTTTGTGGAGCGAGATCGCTCCTGGACGGCGATGTCGTCCTCGGGATCGTCGAGCGCCCGGGTGAGCCGGTGCGAAATCCCTCCGAGATGCGCGAGAAGGTAACCGGGTTTAAGGCCGGCGAGACGATCCACTTCCAGTTGCTGCGGCAAGGGCAGGTGATCAACGTGCCCGTCACCCTCGACCCACGCCCCGAAGCCGCCGACCCGCTGAACGCAGGCCTGAACGCCATGCAGAACCTGATCGACGACCGCAAGATGCGGGCGGCGGAGTTTTGGGACAAAGCGTTCGCACCAATGCTTAAGGAAGCCGCGGGGTGA
- a CDS encoding ferritin-like domain-containing protein, translating into MFNRLSIVPASTSSRFSTPRRRFLQQALGGIGIAGLAHLGFMPNAALAVDPTTEGLRKQPSAKRDQDILNFALNLEYLEAEFYLRAATGQGLTVADDISGEGGTPGEVTGGRAVNFDTAAIRDYANEIAADELAHVRLLRSALKKPVPRVAIDLSASFTAAARAAGLVGPTEEFDAFANESNFLLAAYIFEDVGVTAYKGAAPLLRSNAILEVAAGLLAVEAYHAGLIRGVLFSKGLGTQANAISDLRDAVDGDADLDQGILNTDSTANIVPTDANGLTFSRTPGQVLNIVYLNSAGTPGGFFPAGIAGKIQ; encoded by the coding sequence ATGTTCAATCGTCTTTCCATCGTGCCGGCGTCGACCTCCAGCCGATTCAGCACGCCTCGGCGTCGCTTCCTTCAGCAGGCCCTGGGCGGCATCGGGATCGCCGGACTCGCTCATTTGGGTTTCATGCCAAATGCCGCACTGGCCGTAGATCCGACGACCGAAGGCCTGCGGAAACAGCCGTCAGCCAAGCGCGACCAGGACATCCTGAACTTCGCGTTGAATCTGGAATACCTGGAAGCGGAGTTCTATCTTCGTGCGGCTACCGGGCAAGGCTTGACGGTCGCGGACGACATCAGCGGCGAAGGCGGCACGCCCGGCGAAGTCACCGGCGGCAGGGCGGTCAACTTCGACACCGCCGCCATTCGCGACTACGCCAATGAGATCGCCGCCGATGAACTGGCCCACGTGCGTCTGCTGCGTTCGGCCCTGAAAAAACCGGTTCCGCGCGTCGCGATCGATCTGTCGGCGAGTTTCACGGCGGCAGCCCGCGCGGCAGGTCTCGTGGGGCCGACTGAAGAGTTCGATGCATTCGCGAACGAGTCCAATTTCCTGCTCGCAGCCTACATCTTCGAAGATGTAGGAGTGACGGCGTACAAAGGCGCGGCCCCGTTGCTCCGCAGCAACGCGATCCTCGAAGTCGCGGCCGGGCTGCTGGCCGTCGAGGCCTACCACGCCGGACTGATCCGCGGCGTACTGTTCTCCAAGGGCCTGGGCACACAGGCGAACGCAATTTCCGATCTGCGCGACGCGGTCGACGGCGACGCCGATCTGGACCAGGGTATCCTCAACACCGATTCGACGGCCAACATCGTTCCGACGGACGCCAACGGCCTGACCTTCAGCCGAACGCCAGGCCAGGTGCTGAACATCGTGTATCTGAACAGTGCCGGTACACCCGGCGGATTCTTCCCCGCCGGCATCGCCGGAAAGATTCAATAG
- a CDS encoding NAD(P)/FAD-dependent oxidoreductase: MPELFADIDLSIMDVTDDLARYDVIIIGGAIAGGAAALLLRREAPSLSVLIVEKRAAFDAKVGEATTEMSAMFLTRRLGLWQHLERNHLPKEGLRYWSSNDQVTGHENASETGPFYRSLVPSFQLRRDVLDEHVLKLACDAGAQLLRPARVKDVDVQPFDTGLTVTQTVEGVEKTRQVRCRWLIDASGRSCFLGKHLKLIDWNDEHPIASIWCRWDGVRHIDDIAALEAPPLAAGNIGSRRLATNHYVGHGYWVWVIPLGNGQTSIGIVFDKRIHALHESRERLHAYTTFLKSIPSLAQLIGGATPDVGDLRALSRVAYLTRQYMGEGWALVGDAAAFIDPYYSPGLDHVGFSVDATVQIILAQTAASPPDAGSTAVFAKQMREHNATFDRSYRWFFRCVYRDKYQLMGEHDLISASFLIDTALYYIFLVVPAYRFAKRFVNEPVLGPKPAYPSYMLLAFMKWRLRRIADLRRRTGEAGLRNDGRRIKAFYDLGLAPLRMAGRGAKLWIRAEIDAVRLRLKLWFGRRQAATGNPSIDAPMDAPVVQT; encoded by the coding sequence TTGCCCGAGTTATTCGCGGACATCGACCTGAGCATCATGGATGTAACCGACGACCTTGCTCGTTACGACGTCATCATCATCGGTGGCGCGATTGCCGGCGGCGCAGCGGCATTGCTGCTTCGACGTGAGGCACCCTCGCTGAGTGTCCTCATCGTGGAAAAACGGGCTGCCTTTGACGCCAAAGTCGGCGAGGCGACCACCGAGATGTCGGCGATGTTTCTGACCCGCCGACTCGGACTCTGGCAGCATCTGGAACGCAATCACCTGCCGAAAGAAGGCCTTCGTTACTGGTCGAGTAACGACCAGGTCACCGGTCATGAAAACGCCAGCGAAACCGGTCCGTTTTACCGGAGTCTTGTTCCATCGTTCCAGCTACGTCGTGATGTTCTGGACGAGCACGTGCTCAAACTCGCGTGCGACGCAGGCGCTCAACTGCTGCGTCCGGCACGGGTTAAAGACGTCGATGTCCAGCCATTTGATACCGGCCTGACAGTCACGCAGACCGTCGAAGGGGTTGAAAAAACACGTCAAGTCCGCTGCCGCTGGCTGATTGACGCCTCGGGCCGTTCCTGCTTCCTCGGAAAGCACCTGAAGCTCATCGACTGGAATGACGAGCATCCGATTGCTTCGATCTGGTGCCGGTGGGACGGCGTGCGCCACATTGATGACATTGCGGCCCTTGAGGCCCCCCCGCTGGCCGCCGGCAACATTGGATCACGTCGCCTGGCGACGAACCACTACGTCGGCCACGGATACTGGGTTTGGGTCATCCCTCTGGGCAACGGCCAAACAAGCATCGGAATCGTCTTCGACAAGCGGATTCACGCGCTGCACGAATCGCGCGAACGACTTCACGCCTACACAACATTCCTGAAGTCCATCCCTTCCCTTGCGCAGTTGATCGGCGGGGCGACGCCGGACGTCGGAGACCTTCGAGCGCTCAGCCGGGTGGCCTATCTCACCCGACAATACATGGGCGAGGGGTGGGCCTTGGTCGGCGACGCCGCGGCATTTATTGACCCCTACTACTCACCGGGGCTCGATCACGTCGGCTTCTCGGTCGATGCAACGGTCCAGATCATTCTGGCCCAGACCGCCGCCAGTCCGCCTGATGCAGGAAGCACGGCGGTGTTCGCAAAACAGATGCGGGAGCACAACGCAACTTTCGATCGCTCGTATCGCTGGTTCTTCCGCTGCGTGTACCGGGACAAGTACCAGTTGATGGGGGAACACGACCTGATCAGCGCGTCATTTCTCATCGACACGGCGCTCTATTACATCTTCCTGGTCGTCCCCGCGTATCGATTCGCCAAGCGGTTTGTGAATGAGCCCGTGCTCGGACCGAAACCGGCATACCCGTCGTACATGCTCCTGGCATTTATGAAATGGCGGTTACGACGTATTGCCGACCTTCGCCGCCGAACGGGCGAGGCGGGTTTGCGGAACGATGGCCGGCGAATCAAGGCGTTCTATGACCTTGGACTGGCACCGCTACGGATGGCCGGTCGCGGAGCAAAACTGTGGATCAGGGCCGAAATCGACGCAGTCCGGCTACGGCTCAAGCTCTGGTTCGGCCGCCGCCAGGCTGCCACCGGAAACCCGTCGATCGACGCACCGATGGATGCACCGGTGGTACAGACATGA
- a CDS encoding pseudouridine synthase gives MKERIQKVLANYGVDSRRNIETMILQGRVAVNGRVVTKLPILIDPEKDHVTVDDEPVKLATTRKGKKPVEKLYFLLNKPRGVYSTNVAQGEQKLAKDLLPPNLPSRVYPVGRLDADSKGLLLMTNDGELTNLLTHPRYEVPKTYRAEVDGYVTDDEINKLRKGVYLVDKDGDGSKTEPCIIKITHRSKDQTILEITIREGRNRQVRRMLARVEHKVRDLMRVKMGPLTLLGVSSGKFRPLTPREVKALYSLAKDRTQKVPTKPAPKKPGYRAVEQADATRDLAVEFEDDELLREAGITRGDLKPPKAKTKTTDADIELEPGDESEVEFVDLTDDEQAELEAEARLATQDDDEMPE, from the coding sequence GTGAAAGAACGCATCCAGAAAGTCCTTGCCAATTACGGCGTCGATTCTCGCCGCAACATCGAGACCATGATCCTCCAGGGCCGCGTCGCGGTGAATGGCAGGGTTGTGACCAAGCTCCCCATCCTGATCGACCCGGAAAAGGATCACGTCACCGTGGACGACGAGCCCGTTAAGCTGGCCACTACACGAAAAGGGAAGAAGCCGGTCGAGAAGCTCTACTTTCTGTTGAATAAGCCACGTGGCGTCTACAGCACCAATGTCGCCCAGGGAGAACAGAAGCTCGCCAAGGACCTGCTCCCGCCGAACCTACCCAGCCGTGTTTATCCCGTCGGCCGACTTGACGCCGATTCCAAAGGTCTGCTGCTGATGACCAACGACGGCGAGCTGACCAACCTGCTGACTCACCCGCGATACGAGGTACCCAAAACGTATCGTGCCGAGGTGGACGGCTATGTGACGGACGACGAGATCAACAAGCTCCGCAAAGGCGTTTACCTGGTCGACAAGGACGGAGATGGGTCCAAGACCGAGCCGTGCATTATCAAGATTACCCACCGCAGCAAGGACCAGACGATCCTGGAAATCACGATTCGGGAAGGCCGAAACCGGCAGGTTCGGCGAATGCTCGCCAGGGTTGAGCACAAGGTCCGTGATCTTATGCGCGTGAAGATGGGCCCGCTGACGCTGCTGGGCGTCAGTTCCGGAAAGTTCCGGCCGCTGACGCCGCGTGAGGTTAAGGCTCTCTACAGCCTGGCGAAGGATCGAACGCAAAAGGTTCCAACCAAGCCGGCTCCCAAGAAGCCCGGATACCGCGCCGTCGAGCAGGCCGATGCGACACGTGACCTGGCGGTCGAGTTCGAGGACGACGAACTGCTCCGCGAGGCGGGTATCACCCGCGGCGACCTGAAGCCGCCCAAGGCAAAGACAAAGACGACCGACGCGGACATCGAGTTGGAGCCTGGCGACGAGAGCGAAGTCGAGTTTGTCGATCTCACTGACGACGAGCAGGCAGAACTTGAGGCCGAAGCCCGCCTTGCGACACAGGACGACGACGAGATGCCCGAGTGA
- a CDS encoding alpha-keto acid decarboxylase family protein translates to MARKTLSSARITTPLLGVHNGKPQGGQPHVGKSRQTKETQATTGAAARRNVASPGSVPADGFPARMPMGQFLFEYLHRKGVRHSFGVPGDFALPTFAWLDKSKIESITMTHEPGAGFAADAYSRVNGIGLCCVTYCVGGLNLLNPIAGAYAEKSPVVVISGAPGKKDREKDPLLHHKVKTFETQRRVFDEVTVASTVLLDEDRAAAEIVRCVDACLRHKRPVYIEVPHDMVDREIPINLPADPAEPTSDPDTLKASLEETLSLLAEAKKPVIFAGVELHRFGMTDLAIKLAEKLNIPIAADLLSKSAVAENHPLYLGVYGGAMSSDQACRDYVESADCVLMLGTFITDMSMGIYTAKLDRSKTVLATSEQTLVGFHRYDGVQFRDFLEGLGKGGISPKKFKHPAKQKAPTPLSKKELTDKLTMAEVFRILSLNLDDDSCVISDVGDSIFGAVGIRTGKRAEFIAPAYYLSMGFAVPACIGVSKANPRLRPFVLVGDGAFQMTGTEVSTAVRLGLKPIILIVNNDGYGTMRKIRDGAFNVVTQWDYGKICDLVGGGTAARATTKGELDGAIRSAFGSNEVRVIDVCIPRDDMSPQLANMTAEMARLRGAKK, encoded by the coding sequence ATGGCTCGTAAGACGCTCTCATCGGCCAGGATCACCACGCCTTTGCTCGGGGTTCACAACGGAAAACCCCAAGGGGGACAGCCGCATGTCGGGAAATCACGACAGACCAAAGAAACTCAAGCCACCACCGGCGCGGCAGCAAGACGAAACGTCGCTTCGCCGGGATCAGTCCCGGCCGATGGGTTTCCCGCCCGCATGCCGATGGGGCAATTCCTTTTCGAGTATCTGCACCGCAAAGGTGTGCGGCACAGTTTCGGCGTCCCGGGCGACTTCGCGTTGCCCACCTTCGCGTGGCTCGACAAGTCGAAGATCGAGTCGATCACGATGACCCACGAGCCCGGTGCCGGCTTCGCCGCCGACGCCTACAGCCGGGTCAATGGCATCGGGCTCTGTTGTGTGACCTACTGCGTCGGCGGGTTAAACCTGCTGAATCCGATCGCCGGCGCATACGCCGAAAAATCGCCCGTGGTCGTCATCAGCGGTGCGCCGGGGAAGAAGGATCGCGAGAAAGACCCCCTCCTGCATCACAAGGTCAAGACGTTCGAAACCCAGCGGCGGGTGTTCGACGAGGTGACCGTTGCCAGCACCGTTCTTCTGGATGAGGACCGCGCGGCGGCTGAGATCGTTCGATGTGTCGACGCATGCCTGCGGCACAAGCGGCCGGTCTATATCGAAGTGCCGCACGACATGGTCGATCGTGAGATTCCCATTAATCTGCCGGCCGACCCGGCCGAGCCCACCAGCGACCCGGACACGCTCAAGGCATCACTCGAGGAAACACTAAGCCTGCTGGCCGAGGCGAAGAAGCCGGTTATCTTTGCCGGCGTTGAACTTCATCGCTTCGGTATGACGGACCTGGCGATCAAGCTCGCCGAAAAGTTGAACATTCCGATCGCCGCCGACCTGCTTTCCAAAAGTGCGGTCGCAGAGAATCATCCGCTCTATCTTGGCGTCTACGGAGGCGCGATGAGCAGCGATCAGGCGTGTCGCGACTACGTCGAATCAGCCGACTGCGTGTTGATGCTTGGCACGTTCATCACCGACATGAGCATGGGCATTTACACCGCCAAGCTCGACCGCAGCAAGACGGTTCTGGCCACCAGCGAACAAACGCTGGTGGGGTTCCATCGCTACGACGGTGTTCAGTTTCGCGACTTCCTTGAGGGGCTGGGCAAGGGTGGCATCAGTCCGAAGAAGTTCAAACACCCGGCCAAGCAAAAGGCTCCCACGCCGCTGTCGAAGAAGGAACTGACCGACAAACTGACGATGGCCGAAGTGTTCCGCATCCTCTCGCTGAACCTCGACGACGACTCCTGCGTGATCTCCGATGTCGGCGATTCGATCTTCGGCGCGGTCGGCATTCGGACCGGCAAGCGAGCCGAGTTCATCGCGCCTGCATATTACCTGTCCATGGGTTTCGCCGTGCCGGCGTGCATCGGCGTTTCGAAGGCCAACCCGCGACTGCGGCCGTTTGTGCTGGTGGGCGACGGCGCGTTCCAGATGACCGGCACGGAAGTCTCGACGGCGGTCCGGCTTGGACTCAAGCCGATCATTCTAATCGTAAACAATGACGGCTACGGCACCATGCGCAAGATCCGCGATGGCGCGTTTAACGTCGTCACTCAATGGGACTACGGAAAGATCTGCGATCTTGTCGGCGGCGGTACCGCGGCGCGGGCGACCACCAAGGGTGAACTGGATGGTGCCATCCGAAGTGCTTTCGGCAGCAACGAGGTCCGCGTGATCGATGTCTGCATTCCCCGCGACGACATGAGCCCGCAACTGGCCAACATGACCGCCGAGATGGCGCGGCTGCGCGGCGCCAAAAAGTAG
- a CDS encoding phosphotransferase, translating into MPPPPSNTDTPTSGGASGGGVRQTGGREGFATEELTIIMSHFDIGVLDSIVEYPKGSRKAPKLLIVSEQGKFLLKRRARGKDDPYKVAFSHSLQLYLASKQFPLPHLIGTKKDNNSMLQWRNGVYELFEYIPGQPYPQTLEATFDSGRVLSLYHKLLMDFRSEWQPVGGSYHAAPSVEQGLRAIPQVIRDTGTDIGPLVQYLLDSYRHAAQQVESFGLSTWPKQIVHADWHPGNMLFRDNHVVAVIDYDSSRLLPRIIDAANGGLQFSILGGDEDVAKWPEYLDESRFKRFFRGYDEVSLMSEAELRAVPWLMIEALIAEAVFPIAATGQFGKLEGLQFLIMVQRKVEWMQKSADRLVELASG; encoded by the coding sequence ATGCCGCCGCCACCCTCGAACACTGATACTCCCACCTCGGGCGGCGCCAGCGGCGGCGGCGTTCGCCAGACCGGCGGTCGCGAAGGCTTCGCCACCGAAGAACTCACGATCATCATGTCGCACTTCGATATTGGAGTGCTCGACTCGATCGTTGAGTATCCCAAGGGGTCACGCAAAGCCCCCAAGCTTCTGATCGTCAGTGAGCAGGGGAAGTTCCTGCTCAAACGCCGCGCCCGAGGGAAAGATGATCCCTACAAGGTGGCGTTCAGCCATTCGTTGCAGCTCTACCTGGCGAGCAAACAGTTCCCGCTTCCGCACCTGATCGGCACGAAGAAGGACAACAACTCGATGTTGCAGTGGCGCAACGGCGTCTACGAGTTGTTCGAGTACATCCCTGGTCAGCCCTATCCGCAGACGCTCGAAGCCACCTTCGACAGCGGCCGCGTCCTTTCCCTGTACCACAAGCTGCTGATGGACTTCCGGTCCGAATGGCAACCGGTCGGCGGCAGCTACCACGCTGCGCCAAGCGTCGAGCAGGGGCTTCGGGCGATTCCGCAGGTCATTCGCGATACCGGCACCGACATCGGTCCGCTTGTGCAATATCTGCTCGACAGCTACCGACACGCTGCCCAGCAGGTGGAAAGTTTCGGGCTGAGCACATGGCCGAAGCAGATCGTTCACGCTGACTGGCACCCGGGAAACATGCTCTTCCGCGACAACCATGTTGTCGCCGTAATCGATTACGACTCGTCCCGCCTCCTCCCGCGGATCATCGATGCTGCCAATGGCGGGCTACAGTTCAGCATCCTCGGCGGCGATGAAGACGTCGCCAAGTGGCCCGAGTATCTCGACGAAAGCCGGTTCAAGCGATTTTTCCGTGGCTATGATGAAGTGAGCCTGATGAGCGAAGCCGAGCTTCGCGCGGTGCCGTGGCTCATGATTGAAGCACTGATCGCCGAGGCCGTCTTCCCGATCGCGGCGACAGGGCAGTTCGGCAAGCTCGAAGGTCTCCAGTTCCTGATCATGGTGCAGCGCAAAGTGGAATGGATGCAGAAGAGCGCGGATCGTCTGGTAGAATTGGCGTCCGGTTAA
- a CDS encoding PEP-CTERM sorting domain-containing protein (PEP-CTERM proteins occur, often in large numbers, in the proteomes of bacteria that also encode an exosortase, a predicted intramembrane cysteine proteinase. The presence of a PEP-CTERM domain at a protein's C-terminus predicts cleavage within the sorting domain, followed by covalent anchoring to some some component of the (usually Gram-negative) cell surface. Many PEP-CTERM proteins exhibit an unusual sequence composition that includes large numbers of potential glycosylation sites. Expression of one such protein has been shown restore the ability of a bacterium to form floc, a type of biofilm.) — protein MAAVTIPASAGFDITTTRAPSTSDATKQVIRFFALNTGNGSGTRVQTGRVTITSISAPLTFQTGVDTNGDFENDVNVTGVAISVTNTGPAGSFIRFGQAQPGVIAETTPPYLGGPGFDPAPAFANLRSFTVDMAYLGTVTVPGGPDASVTPQHVATALVPIGTEVRFTATLRGDVGPEFQVSLNNVPEPATAGVMAIVGLGLLARRRGRIAMNAA, from the coding sequence ATGGCGGCAGTGACCATTCCCGCTAGCGCGGGCTTCGATATCACGACCACCCGCGCACCCAGTACCTCCGACGCAACGAAGCAGGTTATCCGCTTCTTCGCGTTGAATACCGGCAACGGCTCCGGTACCAGGGTTCAGACCGGCAGGGTCACGATTACGTCCATTAGCGCACCGTTGACGTTCCAGACGGGCGTGGACACCAACGGAGACTTTGAAAATGACGTCAACGTGACCGGCGTGGCAATCAGCGTTACGAACACAGGACCAGCCGGCTCGTTCATTCGGTTCGGGCAGGCCCAGCCCGGGGTCATTGCCGAGACCACGCCCCCGTATCTCGGCGGGCCCGGGTTCGATCCTGCTCCGGCATTTGCAAACCTCAGGAGCTTTACCGTCGACATGGCGTACCTCGGTACTGTCACTGTTCCCGGCGGACCAGATGCGTCGGTGACGCCTCAGCATGTCGCTACCGCACTGGTTCCGATCGGAACAGAAGTACGATTCACTGCCACCCTCCGCGGCGACGTCGGACCGGAGTTCCAAGTGTCGCTGAACAACGTGCCCGAACCGGCGACCGCTGGCGTCATGGCGATCGTCGGTCTCGGCCTGCTCGCCCGCCGTCGCGGCCGTATCGCGATGAATGCTGCCTGA
- a CDS encoding hydantoinase B/oxoprolinase family protein, with protein MVCDPIELEILRNLFEAAAEEMGITLARVAYSANIKERRDFSCALFDANGQLLAQAAHIPVHLGSMPASVAAVRQRLGDLAEGDVAIVNDPFAGGTHLPDITIVSPIYATDEAAASGSAEDSTGTQTTSKSQLIGFAANRAHHADVGGASPGSMTLSTHIDDEGLRLEPALLYRGGVRDEVLWLRIITSVRTPEERVGDLEAQLAANAVGARALQRMAQRRGRETVMRYGGALQDYSASFMAATVAAIPDGVYRFSDAMDGGRDHAAVRIDVVLTVAGDRVTADFSGSGDQVAGCINCPEAVTRSAVYYCLSCLLEPGVPLNGGAFRNIDVITRPGSVVHAVHPAAVVAGNTETSQRVVDVVFGALAQAMPGRIPAASCGTMSSVALGGVRADATPWTYYETIGGGSGASPDGDGASAVQCHMTNTLNTPAEAIELQYPLRVLRFERAAGTGGAGHHRGGDGIVREILALSPCEGTILADRRNSVPFGQRGGEPGAAGRDVIVSADGTVTPIAGRSRFVLTAGDALRIQTPGGGGYGVAT; from the coding sequence ATGGTTTGCGACCCCATCGAACTCGAAATCCTCCGTAACCTTTTCGAAGCCGCTGCAGAAGAGATGGGCATCACCCTCGCCCGCGTTGCCTACTCTGCGAACATCAAGGAGCGGCGGGATTTCTCCTGCGCACTGTTCGACGCCAATGGCCAACTGCTCGCCCAGGCCGCCCACATTCCGGTTCATCTCGGGTCGATGCCCGCCTCGGTCGCCGCGGTGCGGCAGCGGCTGGGCGATCTTGCCGAAGGTGACGTGGCAATCGTCAATGACCCTTTCGCCGGTGGGACGCATCTTCCGGATATCACGATTGTTTCACCGATCTACGCGACGGACGAAGCTGCCGCGTCCGGTTCAGCTGAGGACTCGACCGGAACTCAGACGACAAGTAAGTCGCAACTGATCGGGTTTGCAGCGAACCGGGCGCACCACGCCGACGTCGGCGGCGCGTCGCCGGGATCGATGACGCTTTCGACTCATATCGATGACGAAGGTCTGCGTCTGGAGCCGGCGCTGCTGTATCGCGGCGGCGTGCGTGACGAGGTGCTGTGGCTACGGATTATCACTTCCGTCCGTACGCCAGAAGAGCGCGTCGGCGACCTCGAGGCCCAGCTCGCTGCGAATGCGGTCGGTGCCCGCGCATTGCAGCGGATGGCGCAGCGACGTGGCCGCGAGACAGTGATGCGGTACGGCGGCGCACTGCAGGACTACTCTGCCAGCTTTATGGCTGCGACAGTCGCGGCAATACCGGACGGGGTTTACCGGTTCTCCGATGCAATGGATGGCGGTCGCGATCACGCCGCCGTCAGAATTGATGTGGTGCTGACCGTAGCCGGCGATCGCGTGACCGCTGATTTCAGTGGCTCCGGTGATCAGGTCGCCGGCTGCATTAACTGTCCGGAAGCTGTCACTCGTTCGGCGGTCTACTACTGCCTCTCGTGCCTGCTTGAGCCGGGTGTGCCGCTCAACGGCGGGGCGTTTCGGAACATCGACGTCATCACCCGGCCCGGGTCGGTCGTTCACGCCGTCCATCCCGCCGCGGTCGTCGCTGGCAATACTGAGACGAGCCAGCGCGTCGTCGACGTTGTATTCGGTGCACTTGCCCAGGCGATGCCGGGTCGCATTCCCGCCGCCAGTTGCGGCACGATGAGTAGCGTTGCCCTGGGCGGTGTGCGCGCCGACGCGACACCCTGGACCTACTACGAGACGATCGGCGGTGGTAGCGGTGCCAGTCCCGACGGCGACGGCGCATCGGCGGTCCAATGCCACATGACCAACACGCTCAACACGCCTGCCGAGGCGATCGAACTGCAGTACCCGCTACGGGTCCTTCGTTTCGAGCGAGCAGCGGGTACCGGCGGGGCGGGACATCATCGTGGCGGCGACGGCATCGTCAGAGAGATCCTGGCGCTGTCGCCGTGCGAAGGCACGATCCTTGCGGACCGGCGCAATAGTGTGCCTTTCGGTCAGCGCGGCGGGGAACCGGGTGCGGCCGGCAGAGACGTGATCGTTTCGGCGGATGGCACGGTCACACCGATTGCCGGTCGATCCAGGTTCGTCCTGACCGCCGGCGATGCGCTTCGGATTCAAACCCCAGGCGGAGGCGGGTACGGCGTCGCGACCTGA